In one window of Methanococcoides methylutens DNA:
- the ilvC gene encoding ketol-acid reductoisomerase: MVEMFYDKDADLGALKGKTVAVMGYGSQGHAQAQNLHDSGLDVVIGLREGSRRWAQAENDGLKVMTVADAAKAADVIQILLPDEIQSKVYYAEIEPGLEAGNALVFSHGFNIHYNQIVPSKDVDVYMVAPKSPGHLVRRTYNEGAGVPGLIAIYQDATGNAHEMALAHAKGVGCTRAGVIETTFREETETDLFGEQVDLCGGVASLIKTSFEVLVEAGYQPEMAYFETLHELKLIVDLIHEGGLEKMWYSVSNTAEYGGLTVGPQVINEESREAMYIALERIQNGEFAREFVLEGQTNHAVLTSMERLENEHPVEVVGKKLRAMMPWLNSELNEE, encoded by the coding sequence ATGGTAGAAATGTTCTATGACAAAGACGCCGATCTTGGCGCACTTAAAGGTAAGACAGTAGCTGTAATGGGTTATGGAAGCCAGGGACACGCACAGGCTCAGAACCTTCACGACTCAGGTCTTGATGTTGTAATTGGTCTTAGAGAAGGCAGCCGCCGCTGGGCACAGGCAGAGAACGATGGTCTTAAGGTAATGACAGTTGCAGATGCTGCAAAGGCTGCAGATGTCATCCAGATCCTCCTCCCTGACGAGATCCAGTCAAAGGTATACTACGCAGAGATCGAGCCAGGACTTGAAGCAGGCAATGCGCTTGTATTCTCCCACGGATTCAACATCCACTACAACCAGATCGTGCCATCAAAAGATGTGGACGTATACATGGTCGCACCAAAGAGCCCCGGCCACCTTGTAAGAAGGACATACAATGAAGGCGCTGGCGTACCAGGACTTATCGCTATCTACCAGGATGCAACAGGCAATGCACATGAAATGGCACTCGCACACGCAAAGGGTGTCGGATGTACAAGAGCCGGTGTCATCGAGACAACCTTCCGCGAGGAGACCGAGACCGATCTGTTCGGTGAGCAGGTAGACCTCTGTGGTGGTGTCGCAAGCCTCATCAAGACATCCTTTGAAGTCCTTGTAGAAGCAGGATACCAGCCGGAGATGGCATACTTTGAGACACTCCACGAGCTCAAGCTCATCGTCGACCTCATCCACGAGGGCGGTCTTGAGAAGATGTGGTATTCAGTCTCCAACACAGCAGAATACGGAGGTCTCACAGTTGGCCCGCAGGTCATCAACGAAGAGTCCCGTGAAGCAATGTACATTGCACTCGAGAGGATCCAGAACGGTGAGTTCGCACGTGAGTTCGTCCTTGAAGGACAGACAAACCACGCTGTACTTACCTCCATGGAGCGCCTCGAGAACGAGCACCCTGTAGAGGTCGTTGGTAAGAAGCTCAGGGCAATGATGCCATGGCTCAACAGCGAGCTCAACGAAGAGTAA
- a CDS encoding nitroreductase family protein translates to MSTTIETILARRSIREYTESPVSNDEINTILDCGKWAPSGLNNQPWKFIVVRNENTIKELADCTHYSKIVLQAKVLIAVYLDQGTMYHHDKDVLAIGASIQNMLLACEDLGLGAVWLGEILKKNEQVNAVLEVPESLELMAVLAIGHPVGKERSSTRKAIEEITFNEKYGEKWTGEN, encoded by the coding sequence ATGTCAACTACTATAGAGACCATACTTGCACGCAGAAGCATCAGGGAATACACAGAATCCCCTGTAAGCAACGATGAGATCAACACCATTCTGGATTGTGGCAAATGGGCACCTTCAGGCCTTAACAACCAACCCTGGAAGTTCATCGTTGTCCGGAACGAAAACACAATCAAAGAACTGGCAGACTGCACGCATTATTCAAAGATAGTTTTGCAGGCAAAAGTGCTGATCGCAGTATACCTTGACCAGGGCACCATGTACCATCATGACAAGGATGTGCTTGCCATCGGTGCTTCCATACAGAACATGCTTCTCGCATGCGAAGATCTTGGTCTTGGAGCTGTGTGGCTTGGAGAGATCCTCAAAAAGAACGAACAGGTAAATGCTGTTCTTGAAGTACCGGAAAGTCTTGAACTCATGGCAGTCCTTGCTATCGGTCACCCGGTGGGAAAAGAGCGTTCTTCAACAAGAAAAGCTATCGAAGAGATAACATTCAACGAAAAGTATGGTGAAAAGTGGACAGGCGAAAATTAA
- a CDS encoding DNA topoisomerase I has translation MTTVVFTEKNKAAAQISNILAGGSARRTIVAGVPVYEFQRNGVPWKIMGLAGHIMGYDYPEEFNNWRDVDPALLLDTEPVKQITKAQFGNAILKLSQDADLLVLACDFDREGENIGFEAKSIAEKVSKSTVKRARFSSLSKSEIEKAFTDLVEPDENMAMSAEARQILDLKMGAAFTRFVTLSVRERARTKGVLSVGPCQTPTCGFVYERELAIRKFDSKDFWKIEGFFIGKGTDFAGAHRGGHIYEKEKADAIFSKIKGCKTALVSKKTVKEMKTNAPFPLNTNEFLKRSSKFLGVSPEKALEVAEQLYLSGFTSYPRTETNKYADDMDFKKILKGFTRGDYQDFALLLLSQSTITPRNGKKDGHDHPPIHPIKAGSRAEIEKAVKMPHAWDIYDLIVRHFIANLLPEAVFEKTRFELTVGDELFDSTGSIQKSAGWLAVYPFEKPKDKLLPDLEELDVIDVKKINNVKSQTMPPKKLTEAELLTLMDKHGIGTKATAPSHIETNKKRGYFETKGKTIAIMDTGFTLMDALHSSVPILVKPDIRARIESLIQEVEDGTKKFPQALEEGTALIKEMYSQLLKNRDVMVSQIAGTITDEAVAADKKNHVGTCPECGRMLRMVITDKGRFVGCTGYPQCKNTYPLPKAGALNVQRSRKCKKDGIAVIKVGNKYFWSVGIGPCFSCELEKECFPPEVIGPCPSCDGQMFLIATKDSRFLGCTKRCGHTQSVPKKGRLTVTDKVCEGCGWHFIRVKEQGKDAKEYCANRKCEAAAAARKDAIRKAREK, from the coding sequence ATGACCACAGTCGTATTCACAGAGAAGAACAAAGCTGCAGCTCAGATATCGAACATATTAGCCGGCGGCTCGGCCAGACGAACAATTGTAGCCGGGGTTCCTGTTTATGAATTCCAGAGGAACGGTGTCCCCTGGAAAATAATGGGACTTGCAGGACATATCATGGGTTATGATTACCCGGAGGAGTTCAATAACTGGAGGGATGTCGATCCTGCTCTGCTTCTGGACACCGAACCGGTAAAACAGATCACAAAAGCCCAGTTTGGCAATGCGATACTAAAGCTTTCACAAGACGCTGATCTTCTTGTTCTTGCCTGCGATTTTGACAGGGAAGGTGAAAATATAGGGTTTGAGGCCAAATCCATCGCTGAAAAGGTATCAAAGTCGACCGTCAAGAGAGCAAGGTTCTCTTCTCTTTCAAAAAGTGAGATCGAGAAAGCCTTTACAGATCTTGTGGAGCCTGATGAGAACATGGCAATGTCCGCAGAGGCAAGGCAGATTCTTGATCTGAAGATGGGCGCAGCATTCACTCGCTTTGTGACCCTTTCCGTGAGAGAGCGTGCTAGGACCAAAGGGGTGCTGTCTGTAGGTCCCTGCCAGACACCTACATGTGGTTTCGTCTATGAGCGTGAACTTGCCATACGAAAGTTCGATTCGAAGGACTTCTGGAAGATCGAAGGATTTTTTATCGGAAAAGGAACCGATTTTGCAGGGGCTCACCGTGGCGGTCACATTTATGAAAAGGAAAAAGCAGATGCTATATTCAGCAAGATCAAAGGCTGTAAGACCGCGTTGGTATCAAAGAAGACTGTAAAGGAGATGAAGACAAATGCTCCGTTCCCGCTTAACACCAATGAGTTCCTGAAACGTTCATCCAAATTCCTTGGGGTAAGTCCTGAAAAGGCTCTGGAGGTCGCAGAGCAGCTTTACCTTTCCGGTTTTACAAGTTATCCCAGGACAGAGACCAACAAGTATGCCGATGATATGGATTTCAAGAAGATCCTAAAAGGATTTACCAGAGGCGATTATCAGGACTTCGCACTGTTGCTTCTCTCTCAGAGCACGATAACTCCTCGTAACGGGAAGAAAGATGGTCATGACCACCCCCCTATCCATCCGATAAAAGCAGGTTCCCGTGCAGAAATTGAAAAGGCTGTCAAAATGCCTCATGCATGGGATATCTATGACCTTATAGTAAGACACTTTATTGCAAACCTGCTGCCTGAAGCTGTCTTTGAGAAGACACGCTTTGAGCTCACAGTAGGGGATGAGTTGTTCGATTCCACAGGGTCTATCCAGAAGAGTGCTGGTTGGCTTGCAGTATATCCTTTTGAAAAGCCAAAGGATAAGCTCTTACCTGATCTCGAAGAGCTTGATGTTATAGATGTGAAGAAGATCAACAATGTAAAGTCACAGACAATGCCTCCAAAGAAGCTTACGGAAGCAGAGTTGCTGACCCTCATGGACAAGCATGGTATCGGTACCAAGGCAACCGCACCTTCTCATATTGAAACGAACAAGAAACGTGGTTATTTTGAGACAAAGGGTAAGACCATTGCAATAATGGATACAGGTTTCACCCTGATGGATGCGCTGCACAGCTCTGTGCCCATACTTGTCAAACCGGATATTCGTGCCCGGATCGAATCCCTCATTCAGGAGGTTGAGGACGGGACAAAGAAGTTCCCACAGGCCCTTGAGGAAGGCACTGCCCTTATCAAGGAAATGTATTCCCAGCTGCTGAAGAACCGCGATGTCATGGTCTCCCAGATTGCAGGTACAATTACTGATGAGGCTGTTGCTGCAGACAAGAAGAATCACGTCGGGACATGCCCGGAATGTGGTCGTATGCTTCGCATGGTCATTACTGACAAGGGGCGTTTTGTGGGATGTACGGGCTATCCGCAATGTAAGAATACATACCCGCTTCCAAAAGCAGGTGCACTGAATGTGCAGCGTTCCAGGAAGTGTAAAAAGGATGGTATTGCCGTTATCAAAGTGGGGAATAAATACTTCTGGTCGGTCGGCATCGGTCCGTGTTTTTCATGTGAACTGGAAAAGGAATGCTTCCCGCCTGAAGTGATAGGTCCGTGCCCTTCCTGTGATGGCCAGATGTTCCTTATTGCTACAAAGGACTCGCGTTTTCTGGGATGCACCAAGCGCTGTGGTCATACTCAATCGGTTCCGAAGAAAGGACGCTTGACAGTGACGGATAAGGTCTGTGAGGGTTGTGGATGGCACTTTATAAGGGTAAAAGAGCAGGGGAAAGATGCCAAGGAATACTGTGCTAATCGTAAGTGTGAGGCAGCAGCTGCAGCCCGTAAAGATGCGATCAGAAAAGCCAGGGAAAAATGA
- a CDS encoding universal stress protein, whose amino-acid sequence MTGNEYKKILIATDGSENADSAVLSGIDIAKKLDAKVYAVCVVPTHPSSSMPIGSRMMQWEVPFKVMMEEAKKAVEQVADACSSSDVEVETLVLEGHPAEEIIKYAEENKMDLIVMGSLGKTGLTRLLLGSVAEEVLRHSKVDVMVSR is encoded by the coding sequence GTGACTGGTAATGAATATAAAAAGATCCTGATAGCTACTGACGGATCAGAAAATGCGGATAGTGCAGTTTTATCCGGTATAGATATTGCAAAAAAACTTGATGCAAAGGTATATGCAGTTTGTGTAGTACCTACGCACCCATCTTCTTCAATGCCTATAGGTTCCAGGATGATGCAGTGGGAAGTACCATTCAAGGTCATGATGGAAGAAGCTAAAAAGGCTGTTGAACAGGTTGCAGATGCCTGCTCTTCTAGTGACGTTGAGGTTGAAACCTTGGTCCTTGAGGGCCATCCGGCAGAAGAGATCATCAAGTATGCAGAAGAGAACAAAATGGACCTTATTGTAATGGGAAGTCTTGGAAAGACAGGACTTACAAGATTACTTCTTGGAAGTGTTGCAGAGGAAGTGTTGCGTCACTCCAAGGTAGATGTCATGGTCTCAAGGTGA
- the thiC gene encoding phosphomethylpyrimidine synthase ThiC — MTLMEDANKGLITPEIERVAEVEGIDADTVRSCVAKGLVTIPNNIKGKSRAFGIGKYMSVKINANIGTSRDFVDIEDEVEKAKVAVAYGADTIMDLSTGGDLDLIRARIMDAVDVPIGTVPIYQAAASHKTVVDMTSDDMFNAVRKHAEDGVDFVTVHAGVNYNAIERLKNSDRITNMVSRGGSFTFAWMTHNEQENPFYAEYDYLVEIAKEYDLTLSLGDGMRPGCIHDASDGPKFMEFITLGELVSKARQSNVQTFVEGPGHVPLNEVELSVKAMKELCHQAPLYLLGPLVTDIAPGFDHITGAIGGTLAGMCGADFLCMTTPAEHLALPTVEDIREGATVTKIAAHAADLTRDGQKEQARALDNKMAVARAELDWDTQYEIAIDTERARNIRESRHSGSDACSMCGELCAMKIVKSALEESRQKNNTSS; from the coding sequence ATGACGTTAATGGAAGATGCAAATAAGGGCCTTATCACTCCAGAGATAGAACGTGTGGCAGAGGTAGAAGGTATCGATGCAGATACAGTTAGATCCTGCGTTGCAAAAGGGCTTGTAACGATCCCAAATAACATCAAGGGAAAATCCCGGGCATTCGGTATCGGGAAATATATGAGCGTAAAGATCAACGCCAATATCGGTACCTCAAGGGACTTTGTAGACATTGAGGATGAAGTTGAGAAAGCTAAGGTCGCTGTTGCTTACGGTGCTGACACGATCATGGACCTATCCACAGGCGGAGACCTTGACCTGATACGTGCAAGGATCATGGATGCAGTAGATGTGCCAATAGGTACCGTGCCAATATACCAGGCTGCAGCTTCCCACAAGACTGTAGTTGACATGACATCCGATGACATGTTCAATGCCGTGCGCAAGCATGCTGAGGACGGAGTAGACTTTGTCACTGTCCATGCAGGTGTTAACTACAACGCGATCGAGAGGCTCAAGAACAGTGACAGGATAACAAATATGGTCAGTCGTGGCGGTTCATTTACCTTTGCGTGGATGACACACAACGAACAGGAAAATCCATTCTATGCAGAGTATGACTATCTTGTTGAGATCGCAAAGGAATATGACCTTACCTTAAGCCTTGGAGATGGAATGAGACCAGGGTGCATACACGATGCATCTGACGGACCGAAGTTCATGGAATTTATCACACTTGGCGAGCTTGTGAGTAAAGCAAGGCAGTCTAACGTACAGACCTTTGTCGAAGGTCCGGGACATGTGCCATTGAACGAAGTTGAGCTCAGCGTAAAAGCAATGAAGGAACTATGCCACCAGGCACCACTTTACCTGCTTGGTCCACTTGTTACTGACATTGCACCAGGTTTCGATCACATCACAGGTGCTATCGGAGGAACACTTGCCGGCATGTGTGGCGCAGATTTCCTCTGCATGACAACACCTGCAGAGCATCTCGCACTTCCAACAGTCGAGGACATCCGAGAAGGAGCAACTGTCACTAAAATAGCAGCCCATGCTGCAGACCTGACACGTGATGGTCAGAAAGAGCAGGCACGTGCACTGGATAACAAAATGGCAGTCGCCCGTGCAGAGCTTGACTGGGATACACAGTATGAGATCGCAATTGACACAGAAAGGGCTCGCAACATCAGGGAGAGCAGGCACAGCGGAAGCGATGCATGTTCCATGTGCGGCGAACTGTGTGCAATGAAGATCGTAAAGAGCGCACTTGAAGAAAGCAGGCAGAAAAATAATACTTCTTCCTGA